The following coding sequences are from one Lolium rigidum isolate FL_2022 chromosome 6, APGP_CSIRO_Lrig_0.1, whole genome shotgun sequence window:
- the LOC124662825 gene encoding uncharacterized protein LOC124662825, protein MATPGDGEDAPPPPPAAGSGGSLIAKLGEQWRSTKEHAETYPYVWGSYILVYGGLGAYISWRWIKLRRTEDRVRALQARLRQLAAAEESQAASTHPAPPPPPLQQQPPPPTGPGKPASAP, encoded by the coding sequence ATGGCGACTCCCGGGGACGGAgaggacgcgccgccgccgccgccggccgcggggTCTGGAGGCAGCTTGATCGCGAAGCTGGGGGAGCAGTGGAGGAGTACGAAGGAGCACGCCGAGACGTACCCGTACGTGTGGGGCTCCTACATCCTCGTCTACGGCGGCCTGGGCGCCTACATCTCCTGGCGATGGATCAAGCTCCGCCGCACCGAGGACCGCGTCCGCGCCCTCCAGGCCCGCCTCCGCCAGCTCGCCGCCGCAGAGGAGTCGCAGGCCGCTTCCACTCATCCtgccccacctccacctcccctgcagcagcagccgccgccgccgactggGCCGGGCAAGCCCGCCTCCGCTCCGTGA